The Pocillopora verrucosa isolate sample1 chromosome 2, ASM3666991v2, whole genome shotgun sequence genome has a segment encoding these proteins:
- the LOC136279115 gene encoding uncharacterized protein, with the protein MHVAALRLVVCLTVCCDLWLASSQKLPLDSINQSELARKAREIRQHRQVRQTRQLRQEQDKETKCKFKLALLDFPPYIMNQSINRGFMHETLTWLADMACFGRVATHSIACKMEPVFVQNQDEMVKLIKNRLVDFGFPILSDAKEKLTGLDNVTLIRASASSGCSMIVNLKQCEAESREQLFTSITSQWPILAFIILLSGISGVIIWLLEHRSNASQFSPLFTKGSPEGFWWAVESLTTVGYGDKTPKTLCGRAFGIMWILIGVITLSLFTATFTNAMQASLDGTGCREIGGKEVGVFIKNTDTKIVAKQYDAKIIEFSSLEEMQEKLSEGTIGRVLVDRKTASYFLDKSGLRKNRQIRMIRNIHYPMDYYLVHVYKGPVNVTNATDPEIVKRKKVVECGPALKKFSTILRGESLKASADLIPAELQTAALFDQMDGLFSSGSERTRFLLFSLLGIFLGLVIIGVFWEGLNSCNPAILKRKGIDRSIHHPGHFNRKKFVVENFQGFENRLKELSNDLQKIKKDFAKALLIQERDAPHETLLQ; encoded by the exons ATGCACGTTGCAGCTCTGAGACTGGTCGTATGCCTAACGGTTTGCTGCGATTTATGGCTTGCCAGCAGCCAAAAGCTCCCACTTgattcaatcaatcaatcggaATTAGCGCGCAAAGCCCGTGAAATCAGGCAACATCGTCAAGTTCGCCAAACGCGTCAACTTCGTCaggaacaagataaagaaacgaAATGCAAATTCAAGCTTGCCCTGTTAGATTTTCCTCCTTACATTATGAACCAAAGTATTAACCGAGGATTTATGCATGAAACCCTAACATGGCTTGCGGACATGGCTTGCTTTGGTAGAGTAGCAACACACTCCATAGCTTGCAAAATGGAACCagtatttgttcaaaatcaagacGAGATGGTGAAGTTGATAAAAAATCGGTTggttgattttggttttccGATTCTATcagatgcaaaagaaaaacttacggGTCTAGACAATGTGACACTCATCCGGGCATCTGCATCATCCGGGTGTTCGATGATtgtgaacttaaagcagtgcgAAGCAGAGTCACGGGAACAGCTATTTACTTCCATTACGTCACAATGGCCAATATTGGCTTTTATCATATTGCTGTCAGGGATATCCGGAGTGATCATTTGGCTCTTG GAACACCGTTCAAACGCGTCTCAGTTTTCACCCCTGTTCACGAAAGGATCACCAGAAGGCTTTTGGTGGGCAGTGGAATCACTTACAACAGTAGG GTACGGTGATAAGACGCCTAAAACCCTCTGTGGACGTGCATTTGGTATAATGTGGATCCTGATAGGAGTTATAACGTTGTCGCTGTTCACCGCCACATTTACAAATGCTATGCAAGCTtccctggatggtactggatgtAGGGAAATCGGTGGCAAAGAG GTTGGCGTGTTCATCAAAAATACTGATACGAAAATTGTGGCAAAGCAGTACGACGCAAAGATAATTG AGTTTAGCAGCTTGGAAGAGATGCAAGAAAAACTCAGCGAAGGAACCATCGGAAGAGTCCTTGTGGATCGAAAGACTGCATCTTACTTCCTCGATAAATCCGGACTGAGAAAGAACAGGCAGATACGAATGATTCGCAATATCCATTATCCGATGGATTATTATTTGGTGCACGTATACAAGGGACCAGTGAACGTTACAAATGCCACCGATCCAGAaattgtcaaaagaaaaaaagtggtGGAATGTGGACCAGCATTAAAGAAGTTTTCCACAATATTGCGCGGAGAAAGTCTAAAGGCATCAGCTGACCTGATACCGGCAGAACTGCAG acgGCAGCCTTATTTGATCAAATGGATGGTTTATTCTCAAGTGGCTCAGAAAGAACCCGGTTTCTCTTATTTAGTCTTCTTGGGATATTCCTCGGACTTGTCATCATTGGGGTGTTTTGGGAGGGCTTGAATTCTTGTAATCCCGCGATTCTAAAGAGGAAAG GTATTGACAGATCCATCCATCATCCAGGCCACTTTAACAGGAAGAAATTCGTGGTGGAGAATTTTCAGGGTTTTGAAAATAGACTCAAAGAATTATCCAACGACTTGCAGAAGATTAAAAAAGACTTTGCCAAAGCTCTCCTAATCCAGGAAAGAGATGCACCTCATGAAACACTGCTGCAATAA